A region of the Silene latifolia isolate original U9 population chromosome 9, ASM4854445v1, whole genome shotgun sequence genome:
ATCTGTTATGTTGAATCGTAATAAGGTTAATACATTGAATATAATGGTTTCTTAAGCTCCCTTGTCTTTACTTACCCAAACTATCTATTTCTGCTTAATTCACACGTCTGTCAAATACTTTTCTAATGTTTCACAGGTACATCGTGCATGCATTGAAAGGGAGGTTATCGCGTACCTAGACCATCCCTTCCTTCCGACTCTATATGCTTCTTTCCAGGTCTACACAATCACTGAACTGCCATTACTTTAAACCTCGCACTATGTAGTTTATATAGCTTCATTCTTGTAGgagtaaaaagaaaaaaaaaaaggtcaatTATGAATATTTGTTCAAGTTCAGTTCAAAATTCGACCATATCGTTTATCTTGTATGATTGTATTGACGGTTTTGAGTATACTAATGCATTTCTATTTGCTCAGACTTCGACACACGTTTGTTTGATAACGGACTTTTGCCCTGGCGGAGAGTTATTTGGCTTACTTGACAAGCAACCCATGAAAATCTTCAAGGAGGAATCTGCAAGGTATGTTGTCAACTAAACACTTTGCCATATAAAACAATCTGATTTAAACTTATGGTCCGACCAATTTACTTTCCTAAACTAAATGGATTATATTTGTTTGGAGTACAAAATAGGCCTTTTCTTCTGTGTTATTGTCAACAACTGATATTGTCAAAATCTGTGTTATATGGGAGTCCTCATACACTCACACTTTTTCCCGATGATTTAAAATCCTTGAGACCTGAATTTGACCTTGAGCCAAAACTGTTAATCATTTGCCATTTTTTCATAATTGTGTATTGATTATGTTGCTGCCACCAGATTTTATGCAGCTGAAGTTGTAATTGGATTGGAGTATGTTCACTGTTTAGGTAATGGTCAACATTTTCAATTTGCTCACTTCGTTATTTTCATGGGTAGCTTTCTCTTTAAGCATTTCTTTCTATGTTTTAGCCACGAAAACTTCTTTTATAGTGCTCGTGAAGTTTTGAACTACAGTATAATAGCTTAGGGAATCTTACTTTTTTTGGCTCCTCAAAACCTTTGCCTGTCCTGACTCAAAAAAGCTAAGGGACTAAGGGTATATTCATATAAACATCCTTAGGAAACTTACAGCAAAATTCATAATATATGGTGGTTGTTTGCGAAAGTTCAAAAGTTAAATCTTATATTCAGCAGAAACTCAGAAAGTCATTTCTTGCCATCCTAGTTCTATTCTACATCGTATAATCCTCATCTTACTTTATAAAAAGCTTAATAAGATCACAAAACATTTTATTTTATGCCATTATGGTATCCAAAGTCCAAACTGGCCACAGTTATCGTTAGTGTATGTTGGGATCCTGTATAACACTTTCCCTAAGATTTTCTGATTAATACCTGACGGGTAAGCGGGTATATAGTTCTTATGGAGAAAATGTTTTGACAATTATGGCTCTATTTAATGTGAAATAATATGAATATAGACACTTTTTCATGCAACTTGGATTAACAAGTTTCGATAATAACATGGAGCAGGTATCATCTACCGTGACCTAAAGCCTGAAAACATACTGCTGCAGAAAAATGGACATATTGTTTTGGCTGATTTTGACCTCTCATTTTTGACAGCCTGCAAACCACAAGTACGTATCAGCTCTCTCATTGGTTTCTTCTTTGTATAGTGAATGGATCTCGGTTATACCATGATGCCTGAACAATTTCGTCAGATTTATTTCATTCATATCCATTGAAATTCAGATTTGATATATTTCCatttttcctttccttttttcCCTATTTTttcgtttttatttttttaattatttgaccTGCCAATTCGCAGTTTCAAACGATGATTCGTGTTATTGTCCTTCATATTTTATTaactttgtttgtttgtaggtATTAAAGCCTCCCCAACTGAAGAAAAGACGATCAAGGAGCCAACCACCGCCAATTTTTGTTGCAGAACCAGTGACTCAATCTAACTCTTTTGTTGGAACGGAAGAGTATATTGCTCCTGTATGTTTTATACCCATCTTTACGTTAAATTTGACATTTTTCTACCATTTATGCCTTCTTAAACCTACAAAATGATAATAAACCCCACGCAGACGACTTTTTGAGCACAACTTTGGATTGTATTTTAACTTGCTCCTTCTATTTGGTTCTCTGACGTGTGCTTTGTGTTTTAGGAAATTATCACCGGAGCAGGCCATAGTAGTGCTATTGACTGGTGGGCTTTAGGTTAGTAATTCTACTAAAAACTGAAGTATCAGAAATATTAGGGCTCTTTTGTCAATTGTAGTTATTGTGTGCGCTGAGAAGAAAATTTATAATCATGTTTGCTATGAGATAGACGGATAGCATTATAAATGGCTAAAGAGATGCACATATAAAAGAGAGATATATTGCAGATGTTGGATTAACTGTACCAAGGATGTGAAGAATGAGAAAAACAAAGTGAAAATTATAGCAGCAAATGAATTTCTAAAATGAACATCAAATTAAAAACCACCTCTACCGGAGTGCTGAAATAATTATAAACCTGAATTCGTGAATTAATCATATCAGAGTGCATAATCCATAATGTGCATATGAATGACCTGTGGGTTTTTATCTAATAGTTCTGTAATTCTCCTCCCTTAGGCATTTTGCTCTATGAGATGTTATATGGACGTACACCTTTTCGGGGAAAGAACAGACAAAAGACGTTTGCAAACATCTTACACAAAGACCTTACATTCCCGAGTAGCATTCCAGTAAGAAGTTCATGCTCTTATTTTGTGATTGATGTGCAGTATTTTGTGTTCCTGGATCACAAAAACCTGTATGAAACACTTACATATGAGACCAACCCCAGATCCTTGCGTATTTTGTGGGTTGGTCTCACATTTTGGACCGTCCCATATAAAACTCATTGCTCATGTGTACCTGATATTGTAGGTAAGTCTTGCAGCGAGACAGTTAATCCATGCTTTACTACACCGAGATCCTGCAAGTAGATTGGGGTCCAAAGGCGGAGCcaatgaaataaaagaacatcCCTTTTTCCGGGGAATAAATTGGCCTCTAATTCGTTGCATGGTATAGCATCTCCTACAAAAATTGCAGAAAACTATATCAGGTTGTGGAAGCTGAAATCTCAGATGAGAAGTTGACATTGTTTACTTTGTGATTTCAGAGTGCACCGGAGTTGGATGTGCCAATTCAATTTATTGAAAAAGATCCAAACGCAAAAGAAATCAATTGGGATGACGATGGTGTCCTTGACGCACCTATGGACATGTTCTAAGGTTAGTCCTCTTTTGACTTATGGTTAGCTTTCTTccatataaaccaacaacaaacAAGAACGCTATCTTATGTGTCAAAGGCTCTTTGCTGATGTTGGCGTAAGGGGAGCAGCGCTAAAACAAAAATTGGATAACTCATAATTAGACGGGAAAACTTGCCCGACCCAACACCCAaatagaataattcaaaaatCACCAATTTCAAATAGACTCATTTCAATTCATGTTAGACCGAAACTTCATTGTACCCGCCCGTTAGTAGCGACCGTATTCGAAATGACCTGACATGGTGGTGGAGAAACAAACCGATCCAAAGCGACCACAAATGACTTAAGAGTTTACGTATTCGTATATGTACATAAAAAGTGTCAAAACATTGAAAAACACAATTCCTAATTCAAGGCTCCATCACCCAATCTGTAACCACTCGACCCATTCTTCGAATGATCCCATAGTAATTTAGATGGTATAGAAATAACCAAACCCAATCCAAAGTACATCATAATTCAAAAATGACCTGTGCCAGATGTGGATGAACCGTTTGCTATGTCTACTCAAACTGATATCATCGAGAATTCTTGGATAGTTTCACTTAAAAATCTAAGGAAAGTGAAAatgaaacaaggtattcaatTATTCAAGGATGCTCACAAGACCAAAGAGATCTAGCACAAAGGTTGCTTGGATAACCATTTACATGAGTTAACTTGTTTCGTATACCTGACTGCAGGAGTTCTAATTGTTAAGCAGCACCGGTCCATAGGCTTTCTACTCACAGTCAGAGAAGAACGATTGCAACATTTGTAGGCCTTTGTACATAGAGATCATATATTGGTGCGAAATGAGGCAATTATGGAGAAGTTTTGTGATCATGGAAATTATGACTATTGCAGAAGGCGAGTGGTTGATCAGATTTGAGTTGCAAGTTGTAGTACATATTCTGGGTGTCCCTAAATCTCATCTCTTTCTGGGCACATATCCGAGAAGTATATTCAAGTTGCTTGTATTATTTCCGAGAAGTATATTCAAGTTGCTTGTATTATTTGTGAAGTGATACTCCGACAATGTAAAGTTACAGAACCATTGTTGCAAATCTGATTAACTACGTGATCTTGCTTAACTTTGTATCCAGCATTTTTATACAAGTCATTCACTAGTTTTAGGACCCTCGAACATTCAAGGAATCAGTGACTATTGCACGGTTTAGTGATGTTTTACGAGATCTGCTAAATGGGACATGGTTGAAAAGAAAAAGACTATCAGGAAAGTATTAACTTGATCCATTTGTCAGGTCTACTTTGAATAGATAAGGAACGTAGAAACACGTCTACAAGCACAAACAATAAAACAATCACGATAAGAAATAATTATTCTCCGGGTAAGATGAGTGATTTTAAAAAAACTACTACAACGGACCACAACTATTATTGTTTTTTCGAGCCCCTAAGATTATGATTAAACTTCACCACCAGAGAACCCAGCCAGCCATCCAAGGCTATACCGCTACTTTGTGGCCTGTGCAATGATATTACTGATGGAGCCTTCTTGCTCTTTTGCAGCCTCGACCAGTGAATCCTACAAATCAGATTACAACATCAACGTATTTTCAGAGTTACAGAGCATTAGTCCCAGACTCGCAGTCACAATCAGGTCAATACAATACCTGTGCagcaatgagtcgggcaacagtTTTCTTGCTTGATTCTTGCAGCTCACCAGCAATTAAGATCTCGTCAAGTATATAATACGCCTTTCATTGCCATATCACAAAAACATGACAGGAATTATAGATGGCATAGCCAAATATATTATATTAACGATAAATCAAAGATATTTCCAGGTCATACACATACCTTGTGGAAATTGAAGATCAAGTCTAGTTCGCAGACCTGAACAGGTGCAGTGAGTTATGATTCAAGCATAATTTCCAAAACTAACAATATGAGCGACACTTTGAAAGATGGCGAAAATCATTGTCAAAAGAAGGAAAATGCAGATGGTGGAAAGTACGCACACTGCCAAAATAGCGGTCTAGAGTCTCAACAAAATGATGGATGATTTCAAGGACCTCTAGTTCATTGTCTTCCTGGTCAATACACATGCAGAAATACAAACTTGCATACCTGCATTAATCAGATAATCAGCATATAAAAACATACGTATCTGGTCACATATAAGATAGTGAAACATCAACCTGTAACTGATTCAGCCATTAGGAAACATCATTTGCACAAGCTCGCATGTCGAGAAGTCCCTTAAAAGGAACTCAGGAAATTCTAGGGGTAGAAAGAGTGGCGTTAAAAATACATATCAAACGCTGAATACTTGAACATGTAGATAAAAAAGGTGATATACGACACAACAATATAATGAATGGATGCATCACAAATGTGCAGCTGTGTATATTAATGGGAGCCCCTAACACCACATGGGTTATGTCCACTTCCATGGATAAAAGGTCTGACACGGGGTAATGCATGTGCCTTGTAGCATTATCATTACCTATActtcaacaacaacatcagagccttaatcccaaaatgatttggggtcggctgacatgaatcattctttcgaaccgtccatgggtgaacgcacgcctcaaaatgcgaataaaaaaagggaagatgaaaaacaaaaaggcaTAAcgaaatgtaatggaaagtcaaggtaaacttaggggttttaaaaatcgaattccgtctttcttttataaaaacttaaaatttaaaaatCATTACCTATACTTCATTCAGAAAAATCTGCTGAACCCAATCAAGAAAGCTATTATGATTTATAAGAATATAGTAGCGAAAGCCCTTGATCAGCTCCTCCAATAGAGCTTATAGCAAATAAGAGACTCATGAAATATGAAGTGCATATATGATTACTAGCCACCTAAAAAAAACTCTTTCAGAATATACTgtatactaaaaatcattaagTTATAGGGAAAGAGATAGAAAATGCGGCGAGACTAAAAGCAGCCACCATTAACAAGGTCTATGAAAGCTAACAATTTGAGAGgcataagaaaagggaaaaaataTGGAGTGACTTGTGATATGCCTATTATGAATAGCTACCGACTATACATCCATATATATTCCATATGACTAAGAATACACATTTGACCAAAAATAAAAGCCAACAGAAAAGGTCCTGAGACCATCATGAGATTGAGCTATAAATTGCGTTGATGATAGAGATATGTAAAACTTAATTCATCCAGAAATTTAGCATCTCCATCATCCAATATATTTTCGATCATTAACATTGTGTTGGTTGACTACGTGAGTGGGTAAAGCTTGGACATGGAGTTGGAGGCTTGGGGAATCAGAGGTCACAACTCACAAGTTCCAGTGGCACCAGAGGCACTTCAAAGGCAGGTCTCCTTACCTTCATGGCTCAGCCTCTACCAACACCAAAAGCTTAGACTGCCACCATGGTAGTAGGCAACGAGTCTAGGGAACCCACATAAAAAGAAAACCACAAACACTAAGAGCTTGCAGTTAGCTCTTTTGATCTAATAGATAAAACAAAGAGACTTATGCTGCTATAGTACCCTACCCTAGCTATGTTCTTCAATCAATAACCTCTCAACAGACCCTATCAAGACTTCATCTGTCACGCTCTATATATGCATTCTAATTGAACCCCTCAACAATCGTTCTTAAGCGACTTATAGTTTTAGACCTTAATGTACATACAACCTCTATACTTCGTGAAAGCACTAGGAAAAGCTATGCCTTCATATCGGAGAATACCGCATATAAAGCAAGTGTGGAAAGGAAGCAACAAATATATACCCCCTAGATATATATACTCACTCCATCACACCTATAGTGTTGTCATTTGACTTTAATGGTCAAATGATGTCGACTTTGACTGATATTTCCTCGATATCACAATACCTACAACCtacctttaaaaaaaaatcttCTATATTACAATACTAACAACCTTTTAAAAAAGATAATTTGAAGataattattttgataaatcCAACATGAAATACTCAAGATTTTATCTATACATATTTTAAAAAACTAATGGTCACAATTGGCATTGGTTGACCACCAAAGTCAATTGAGAGAGATTTTTAAAGGGTAACATACAAACACCGAGTTTCCTTTACATCGCAATCATAGAAAACATTGCACAAACAGAAGAATCAGCATTGCCAAGTTTTTCAGTAGCATAACACCTAGTTGTTAACTTGTTATAATAGAGAGACCAAAAATCAAGAATACCAACTATTAAACCTAAAATAAGCATAATTGTCCATCTGCTAATGCATAGAAGATATAAAAAGAGTACCTTCTGTAGACAACTTTGAGTCCTCTCCAATCAACAAAGTTACAAAGCTTTGGTCCGCGAGAGAGTATCAGTCCACTAAGCTCACGGAGAACCTTCATAGGCAACTTGTTATAATCTTATCATGATAGACAGTTCATTGAAATGAAAGACACCAATTAGCTCGGTTCAGAATAATTACCTTTGTCCTCTCTTTTTGTGCATACGGAGAGTACCATTTTGTCAATCTCACTTTTCCTTGTCGGTTAATTAGAATCACAAACTGAATCTGGAATCACAATCAATATGTTAACATCAGCAAAACCTAGGTCACTTTCACGCCTCACTTTTGACACTCCAACGTTCTGACTTCTGACGCCCCAATATGTCGTTTTGGCTCAAAATCACCCAAAACCAGGAAACATCTTTCAGAATATAGCAATGTCCGACACTCTAACATCATCTCATGTGCGACACTTGCAGAGCAAAACAATGTCGTTACAACTGCATTAACATTCAATGCAATAGGACTGAACAGTCAAGTATCAAAGATATAATCATTCAATCAATCAGGCAAACCAATCCATAAATTTAGGGTAATTCAACTTCAAGTGACAATAATCTTAGCTAATCGAGCAATTTCTATGAGCTGAATATGGAACAAAACAGAACCtcaattaatactccctccgtcccggttatttgttgtcctgttccattttgggtgtctcaaacaattgttgtcctttctattttaggattgcatttgatgagcaatttgatcattcactcAAATGACAGGGACGGAAGGAGTAATTATCGTATTTTTGGTCGACAATGTACAATTGGATGATCAGAACAAATCAAAATTACGAAATTGGGGAAATTATAACGTCAATACACAATACATTCGCCAACGTTGAACAACAACATTACGAAAATGAACGATATTTCGCATCATAGCGCAATAATCGTAagaaaaatcaacgaatttagaaatttctcaacaaCATAAACCTAGTAATCGAGTTTAAATTCGCagaaaaaagagcaaaatataCAACAATTCTAACAAATACAtgaatttaataaaattattgaaAATAATAACCAGCAATGAATAATCAAGGATAGATCAATCAACCAAGGAATGTGAGTGTAGTTATTACCATTTTGGGAAATTCCAAGGAGAGAGGAAATACGATGGAGGCAATTCTGTAGAACAACAATCTACCTAATCTAGGTATTATTTTGGGAAATTACCATTTTaggtattatttttttttttgggcgtTGACCAGGAGTATTCCTACCGGCAATCTCCTTCGGGTACTAAagacaatttaatgggttgacacttctcaagtttggctttttcattcgcaagagttagGAATCAAActctgaccacttgtttaagagatgagagttcttaccactcacaccagccaactttggtaatCTACATATTATAAAAAcaaacttttttaaaaaaaattaccgGGTATTTGTAAAAAGAGTATCTTAGATTATTTGTTgtttttaagtacttttgttttctttatttttgttcaATAACTACTTATGCCAAGAGTATAGTCATATTTGGTCAATTTTTCGGTATTAATCTATCTCATAAGACTCTGTTTTTTATTTAGTCTTACGTAGGGCCAATTTCGGAGAAGTCAAGATTTATTTACACTCTACTTTAGTGAATGTTTGTAGTGATTATTTAAGAATATAAAGATAAGTTGTTTCTAGTGATTATTGGAGAATATAAAGATAAGTTTTGCTTGTCTGAAGTTAAATTGCAAGTTGGTCGTAGTTGATAATTGTTGTCTGATGTTAACAGAGTCATGTGGGATACGTTAATGTCGTTAAACTGGCCAAATATTTTCAGATTGTCAGCATATGTAGTTATtgaacaaaaataaagaaaacaaaggtagttgaaagcaaaaaaaaaaataataatataagatAGTGTTTTGACAAATCCCTTAAATATAAAGTAgtttttttaccaaaaaaaacctTTCTTTTATCAAATTTGTTTATTTATCTAAAGCAGGCCGTATACAATACCAATTTTCTTTATgttcaaataataataaattaaccAATTAAAAACACCTATTTACAAATGAACAATTAATCATGTGGAATTATATCTACACAACTATTTTCACTACTAACATAATTAATTTTAGTATTTAGCCATACAATTTTAAGgagttatatatttatataaatatattacatgtatgcattaaatcaaatcgaaataattataGAATATTTTATCTTTTGGAAATCTAACTTGATTTATTTAACTTTTAATAGTTTCCCaaatataacctacttatattatatttgtgtatgttaaataattgtataatTATATGATGATACTATAATTAATAACATAATTCAGGCACGTTTATTTTAAAGAAAATCACCATATTTTgatattctctaaatttataattcaaccaaaattatataatatttacattgaagttccTTGGTCGGTTCCATCACATAGTACTATAGATTATAACTTATAGTATAATTaagttgtatagatttatttaattacattgaaatctcTTGGTTtctgaaatatatatatatatatatatatatatatatatatatagagagagagagagagagagagagagagagagagagaagagataagctaaggtccttatatataataagtccataagtcctaatgtggacggttggatcaatcaaaccaatggccaagatttcgcagtcaaaccccactaaaccccattaaactaatatttttgatttacctatctcctcttacccactaactCATGCATGCTACACTGTTTGTCCATCAGTCCAtgatcatttccctcctcattttctagacaattcaaaacaacttgcgggtatttgtgttttccctctatttcctgtcatttcgtcttccttttctttcttcacaattctgataactccattttcatcattaccaattaagtccatcctaacaaacgccattttcatcacaacaaattaataccaactcgcgtgcaaactcgcctgtctccatttttttataaggtattttctccattccttatttagtgatttatagtttgttttttgttaattattgcctttgttaaactatcataaaaagagttcatttgatttttcaatctgcaattatgggtttgctgatgtttatttgttcaattgttaattatggttgtgcagaacaaattcgaggtcatttgataattaacaatggtttttgccaagaaaaatgccaagaaatcttccaagaaatctgaatcgaaggtaaaaaatctcgtcttgttggtataactcttatagaatgatgtgtaacttcaattaaatatctgtataactctaatcccaatTGTTGGTCATCTCTgagatggatgttgtagaaagtattgacacgggagttgatatccaggttaaaagttttgattttgatttatacgttactagatgtctaactctgcttactagatgtataactttagtactcaatatgtataactctggttaattaatttaaaactctggttaatagatgtataactttagtacgcaatatgtataactctggttcctagatgtataactctgggttcTAGATGTATATCTCTTCCGATTCGTGACCAACTCCTTcttcataatgtcaaactctaattgttatatgtatgactatacttctaattagtttccatacatagagttatacaatatatgcctacgaTTATACAATTTATACCGGAGTTATTCATTATATCGTATATGCTtacgagttatacattgtatggccgagttatacattctatgactagagttatacattacatgaccagagttatactttctattgctagagttatacattttatcgcagatcatttgttgtataactcgattacatgttgaataactgtctttgtcataatgtataacGGAGTTATACAATGTATGGCCGAGTTAGACattctatgactagagttatacattacatggccagagttatactttctattgctagagttatacattttatcgcatcatttgttgtataactcgattacatgttgaataacttcttGTCATAATGTATAATCGGAGTTATACAATGTATGGCAGAGTTAgacattctatgtctagagttatacattacatggccacggttatactttctattgctagagttatacattttaataatagagttatacattaatgGCTCGAGTTACACATATAATTTTACACATTATATAATCTGAATCCCTTTTTATTTGTCACCTACAGATGGATGATGCACCAAGTCTTCGAGAAGGAGCGATTCCCAGGTTCAAAGTTTGAGCTTTTTATAAatgttgtcatttgttgtataactcgattacattttgaataacttttttTGTCgtcgaatgtataact
Encoded here:
- the LOC141599446 gene encoding AP-1 complex subunit sigma-2, which codes for MIQFVILINRQGKVRLTKWYSPYAQKERTKVLRELSGLILSRGPKLCNFVDWRGLKVVYRRYASLYFCMCIDQEDNELEVLEIIHHFVETLDRYFGSVCELDLIFNFHKAYYILDEILIAGELQESSKKTVARLIAAQDSLVEAAKEQEGSISNIIAQATK